The DNA sequence GCCCGCCGGCGACCGCCGCGCCGAGCGGGGACTCCTACAATAGAACCCCGATGTCGTTCCGCACTCGCGGGACCGCGCATCTGCGCGCGCTCGTGTTGCTGGCCTGCCTCGCGGCACCAGCGGCCGCGCAGCAGGCCGCCGACCCGCTTCCTCTCGATTCCGCCGTGCAGCGGGCGCTGCGCGCGCACCCGCGCGTCGCCGCCGCCCGGGCCGCGCTCCTGGCCGCCGACGCCCGGACGCGGCAGGCCGCTGCGCTCGCCAATCCCAGTCTCTCGTGGCAGTACGAGCGCACCTCACGCGCCGGAGCCGAGAACTCACAGCACATCACGACGCTGGCGCAGCCGCTGGCCTTGGGCCAGCGCGCGGCACGCCGGGACGCCGCGGCCGCCGACGCGCAGGCCGCGGCCGCCGATCTCCGCGCCGCCGAGCTGGACGTCGCCGTGATGACGGTGACCGCCTACGCGGCGGTGCTCGAGGCCGAGCGACGGCTCAGCATCGCGACGCAGTCGGCGCGGGCCTTCGCCGAGGCGCAGCGCATCGTGGATGCCCGGCTCGCCGCCGGCGATGCGTCGGGCTACGAGCAACGCCGCGTGCAACTCGAGGCTGCACGCTACACGGCCGTGCGCGAGGCACGCGCCGTCGAGGCCCGTCGTGCGCGGCGCGCCCTGCGCGCACTCGTCGACCCCGCGCATCGTGGCGACGACGTCCCGTTCGCGCTCACCTTCGACGCCACGCGCGCACCGACACTCAGTGACGACTCCCTGCTCGCGCAGGGCCTGGCGCAGCGACCCGACCTCCAAGCCGCGCGCGCACGCGTCGAAGCCCGCGTGGCCTCGGCGCGGCTCGCCCAATGGGAGCGCCTGCCCGTCCCGACGCTCGTCGGCGGCCTCAAGACCGAGACCGCCGCTGGGCTGGGCGCACTGCGCGGCATCGCCGCCGGTGTCACCATCCCGCTGCCGCTGTTCGACCGCCGCACCGGCGCCCGTGATGCCGCCGCCGCCGATGCGGAGCAGGTACGGCAAGAGCTCGTTGAGCTCCAGCGGCAAGCCACGCAAGAGATCATCGCGGCCAGCGACGCGCTGCGCAGCGCTGCCACGCAGCTCGCCCTGCTCGAGCCGGCGCTCGGCGAGAATGCGGCACGCGCCCTCGCCGCCGTCAATGCGGCCTTCGCCGAGGGAGACATCCCGCTCGAGGCCTGGCTGAACGGCCTACGCGCATACGACGAAGCCGAAGAAGCGTTCGCGACGCTGCGAGCGGACGCCCTCGTGCGCCGCGCCGAGTTGGCGCGCGCCATCGGCCAACCTTTCCTGGACTGACTCCCGTGCCCTCTCTCCATACTCTCGTGCATTCGCGACGCGCCCTGCTGGCGCTCGCCCTTGGCTTCTCCGCAATGGCGGCCTGTGCCGATACGCCCGGCGATGAGTCCGCGGCACCCGAGCGTGCCGGCGGCGTCATCACGCTCTTCACCGACTCCACCGAGCTCTTTATGGAGCACCCGGCGCTGATCGTCGGCGTGGGCGGCACGTTCGCCGCCCATCTCACCGACCTCACGGACTTCGCGCCGCTGCGCTCAGGACGCATCGTGCTCACATTCACGCCGCGCAGCGGTGGCGCGCCGCTCGTCGTCACGCAGGACGCGCCGCGCGTGCCGGGCATCTATGGGCCGGCACCCGTGTTCACGGCGCCGGGCATCTACGACCTGGTCATCGACGTCGAGAGCCCGCAGGCCCGCGACCGCATCGAGGTCCCGGGGCTCGTCGTGTATG is a window from the Pseudogemmatithrix spongiicola genome containing:
- a CDS encoding TolC family protein gives rise to the protein MSFRTRGTAHLRALVLLACLAAPAAAQQAADPLPLDSAVQRALRAHPRVAAARAALLAADARTRQAAALANPSLSWQYERTSRAGAENSQHITTLAQPLALGQRAARRDAAAADAQAAAADLRAAELDVAVMTVTAYAAVLEAERRLSIATQSARAFAEAQRIVDARLAAGDASGYEQRRVQLEAARYTAVREARAVEARRARRALRALVDPAHRGDDVPFALTFDATRAPTLSDDSLLAQGLAQRPDLQAARARVEARVASARLAQWERLPVPTLVGGLKTETAAGLGALRGIAAGVTIPLPLFDRRTGARDAAAADAEQVRQELVELQRQATQEIIAASDALRSAATQLALLEPALGENAARALAAVNAAFAEGDIPLEAWLNGLRAYDEAEEAFATLRADALVRRAELARAIGQPFLD